One genomic segment of Brassica napus cultivar Da-Ae chromosome A3, Da-Ae, whole genome shotgun sequence includes these proteins:
- the LOC106440191 gene encoding probable WRKY transcription factor 28 yields MSNETKDFYNYQFPSSFSLYDMMNLPTSAPSSYGNNGFDLSSYSFTDCLQSSPGAYDSLLQKTFGLSPSSSEVFNSSIDQESKRDVSNDVTGETPTRVSAPSSSSEADHPGEDSGKSQIRKRELAEDGGEENQNSKKVGKTKKNEEKKQREPRVSFMTKSEVDHLEDGYRWRKYGQKAVKNSPYPRSYYRCTTQKCNVKKRVERSFQDPTVVITTYEGQHNHPIPTNLRGNSAAAAMYSDFMTPRSFTHDMFRTAAYTSGGSVEGALDYGYGQSGYGSVNANPNSSHQNYHQGGEYELLKEILPSIFFKQEH; encoded by the exons ATGTCCAATGAAACCAAAGATTTCTACAACTACCAATTCCCTTCATCCTTCTCTTTGTATGATATGATGAATCTCCCCACTTCAGCTCCGTCTTCTTATGGAAACAACGGTTTCGATCTATCTTCCTACTCCTTCACTGATTGCCTCCAGAGCTCTCCAGGAGCGTACGACTCTCTACTGCAGAAAACTTTTGgtctttctccttcttcttcagagGTTTTCAACTCTTCGATCGACCAAGAATCAAAACGAGATGTATCTAATGACGTTACCGGCGAGACTCCAACTAGGGTTTCTGCACCTTCTTCTTCTAGCGAGGCTGATCATCCTGGTGAGGATTCCGGTAAAAGTCAGATCAGGAAAAGAGAATTAGCTGAAGATGGAGGTGAAGAaaatcaaaactccaaaaaagt AGGGAAAACGAAAAAAAACgaagagaagaaacaaagagaGCCACGAGTGTCGTTTATGACTAAAAGCGAAGTTGATCATCTAGAAGATGGTTATAGATGGAGAAAATACGGCCAAAAGGCCGTCAAAAACAGCCCTTACCCAAG GAGTTACTATAGATGCACGACACAAAAATGTAACGTGAAGAAACGAGTGGAGAGATCGTTCCAAGATCCAACGGTTGTGATTACAACGTACGAGGGTCAACACAACCATCCCATTCCGACTAATCTTCGGGGAAATTCCGCGGCGGCTGCTATGTACTCTGACTTCATGACTCCGAGAAGCTTTACACATGATATGTTTCGGACGGCTGCTTATACTAGCGGTGGCTCTGTGGAGGGGGCTTTGGATTATGGATACGGACAGAGTGGTTATGGTAGTGTGAATGCAAACCCTAATTCTTCTCATCAAAACTATCACCAAGGAGGCGAATATGAGCTTTTGAAGGAAATTCTTCCTTCCATTTTCTTCAAGCAAGAGCATTGA
- the LOC106444385 gene encoding exopolygalacturonase has protein sequence MSIVEMKFTIFHYLRVLFFFFFFMALSSYSFVVRGDKSSVLIVDVRSFGARANDHRDSTKAFVAAWDMACKSSSSSVDLIIPRGEFHVGPLRFSGPCTNVTHLTVRVKGNLKASTDLSKYRSGGGWIEFGWINGLTLTGGGTFDGQGALAWPFNNCTTDSHCKLLPTSLKFVGMNRTIVRRISSVNSKFFHMALVQCRDFKGTRLNITAPSDSPNTDGIHIERSSNVYFSRSHIATGDDCVSIGQGNSQITITSIKCGPGHGISVGSLGRYPNEKDVKGLVVRDCKMSGTTNGIRIKTWADSPGLSAATNMTFQNIIMSNVTNPIIIDQSYCPFSSCSSNVPSKVKLSEIYFKNIRGSSSSKVAVQLHCSEGMPCKKVYLENVHLYLASSSGGGSGKQQSSNGGNEAVSSSCRYVRANYIGTQSPPPCH, from the exons ATGAGCATAGTGGAGATGAAGTTTACGATTTTTCATTACCTCAgagttctcttcttcttcttcttcttcatggcATTATCTTCTTACAGTTTTGTTGTTCGTGGAGACAAAAGCTCTGTCCTTATTGTTGATGTCCGTAGCTTTGGTGCTCGAGCTAATGACCACAGAGATAGCACGAAG GCTTTTGTAGCAGCATGGGACATGGCGTGTAAGTCATCTTCAAGCTCGGTAGATCTTATCATTCCAAGAGGAGAGTTTCATGTTGGTCCTCTCAGATTCTCTGGTCCTTGCACTAACGTAACACATCTCACTGTTCGAGTAAAG GGTAATCTCAAGGCATCAACTGATCTGTCAAAGTACAGATCAGGCGGTGGTTGGATTGAGTTTGGATGGATCAACGGTTTAACTCTCACCGGAGGTGGAACATTTGACGGTCAAGGCGCTTTAGCTTGGCCGTTTAATAACTGTACTACTGATTCTCACTGCAAACTCCTCCCAACA AGCTTGAAGTTTGTGGGGATGAACAGAACAATAGTAAGAAGGATAAGCTCAGTGAACAGCAAATTCTTTCACATGGCATTAGTACAATGCAGAGACTTCAAAGGGACAAGACTCAACATTACTGCTCCTTCTGATAGTCCCAACACTGATGGAATCCACATCGAACGCAGCTCAAATGTCTACTTCTCGCGTTCACATATAGCAACGGGAGATGATTGTGTGTCTATAGGACAAGGAAACTCTCAGATCACAATCACAAGTATCAAATGTGGACCAGGACATGGTATCAG CGTTGGGAGTTTAGGGAGATATCCAAATGAGAAAGACGTGAAGGGACTAGTGGTGAGGGATTGCAAGATGAGTGGTACGACTAATGGGATAAGGATCAAAACTTGGGCTGATTCTCCGGGTCTAAGTGCAGCTACTAACATGACTTTTCAGAACATTATTATGAGCAATGTGACTAATCCAATCATCATTGATCAGTCTTATTGTCCTTTCTCTTCTTGCTCTTCAAAT GTACCTTCAAAGGTGAAGCTGAGCGAGATatacttcaaaaacataagaggatcatcatcatcaaaggTGGCGGTGCAGCTGCATTGTAGCGAAGGAATGCCATGTAAGAAAGTGTACTTAGAGAATGTTCATCTTTAtctagcttcttcttctggtgGGGGAAGTGGGAAACAACAGAGCAGCAACGGAGGAAATGAAGCTGTCTCTTCTTCTTGTAGATACGTTAGAGCTAATTACATTGGGACTCAAAGCCCACCTCCATGTCACTAA
- the LOC106442527 gene encoding uncharacterized protein LOC106442527 — translation MRNWGVVQGCGLCGERDETRDHLFFACPYSFTVWEKLVRGFFGRRTNPDWTATLSMIAGRRRNRLDSILIKMVFQMTIYHVWRERNERRHQMTWKTADQLHKIIDKTMRNRIASLKYKGQHQNAGLLQRCFELSG, via the coding sequence ATGCGGAACTGGGGCGTCGTTCAAGGCTGTGGGTTGTGTGGGGAGAGGGATGAGACTAGGGATCATCTTTTCTTCGCTTGTCCTTATTCATTCACTGTCTGGGAGAAGTTGGTGCGTGGTTTCTTTGGCAGAAGGACTAACCCAGATTGGACTGCAACGCTGAGCATGATTGCAGGTCGTAGACGCAACAGGTTGGACTCGATTCTGATAAAAATGGTGTTTCAGATGACTATCTACCATGTTTGGAGGGAGAGAAATGAGAGAAGGCATCAGATGACATGGAAGACAGCAGATCAACTTCATAAGATCATAGACAAGACAATGAGGAACAGAATTGCATCCTTGAAGTATAAGGGACAGCACCAAAATGCCGGTCTGTTGCAAAGATGCTTCGAACTTTCTGGTTGA
- the LOC106440188 gene encoding probable purine permease 22: MDRSQELYANGDQNLEANLIDATEPSSSEPQTKNYKRWIRLSIYVFFVLFFQPLATILGRLYYENGGESTYVVTLLPLIGFPVLILFNFFSQLRQQPKSADTNVNHSPSFTTLASVYLCTGLILSAYAYLYAIGLLYLPVSTFSLILASQLAFTAFFSYFLNSQKFTPFIVNSLFLLTVSSALLVVDTESQDTTNVSRVQYVLGFICTLGASAGIGLLLSLIQLLFRKVFKEHTSSVVMDLTIYQSLVASCVVLIGLFASGEWRTLPSEMRNYKLGQVSYVVTLVSAAISWQVYTVGLVGLIFESSSVFSNSITAVGLPIVPVIAVIVFHDKMEASKIFSIVLAIWGFLSFVYQHYLDEKKLKTCNTDPVENDGTQTW; the protein is encoded by the exons ATGGACAGATCTCAAGAACTCTATGCCAATG GTGACCAGAACTTAGAAGCAAACCTGATAGATGCAACTGAACCATCATCATCAGAACCTCAAACCAAGAACTATAAAAGATGGATCCGTCTCTCCATCTATGTCTTCTTTGTCCTCTTCTTCCAACCACTTGCTACAATTCTCGGTAGACTGTACTACGAAAACGGTGGAGAGAGCACATACGTGGTAACACTTCTCCCACTCATTGGCTTCCCTGTTTTGATCCTCTtcaacttcttttcccaactcagACAACAACCAAAATCAGCAGATACAAATGTCAACCACTCCCCTTCCTTTACAACCCTTGCATCAGTTTACCTGTGCACTGGACTTATACTCTCTGCTTACGCTTATCTCTATGCAATTGGGTTACTCTACCTACCTGTTTCCACCTTCTCCCTCATCTTAGCCTCGCAGCTAGCCTTCACTGCCTTCTTCTCTTACTTCCTTAACTCGCAAAAGTTCACTCCCTTCATAGTCAATTCTCTGTTTCTCCTTACCGTCTCCTCTGCCCTCCTCGTGGTTGACACCGAGTCACAAGACACAACAAACGTCTCTAGAGTACAGTATGTGTTAGGGTTCATATGCACACTTGGTGCTTCAGCTGGGATTGGACTGCTGCTATCTTTGATACAGCTTCTCTTCAGGAAGGTTTTCAAGGAGCATACATCGTCAGTAGTCATGGACTTGACTATCTACCAGTCTCTAGTTGCGAGCTGCGTTGTTCTCATTGGACTTTTCGCGAGCGGAGAGTGGAGAACTTTGCCTAGTGAGATGAGAAACTACAAACTTGGGCAAGTGTCTTATGTTGTGACTTTGGTCTCTGCAGCTATCTCTTGGCAAGTCTACACTGTTGGTCTTGTGGGTTTGATCTTTGAGTCGTCTTCTGTGTTCTCCAACTCCATAACAGCTGTTGGGTTGCCTATAGTACCGGTCATAGCTGTGATAGTTTTCCATGATAAGATGGAAGCGTCGAAGATCTTCTCCATCGTGTTAGCTATATGGGGCTTCCTTTCCTTTGTCTATCAGCACTACCTTGATGAGAAGAAGTTGAAGACTTGTAACACAGACCCTGTCGAGAATGATGGTACACAAACTTGGTGA